The following are encoded in a window of Rosa chinensis cultivar Old Blush chromosome 4, RchiOBHm-V2, whole genome shotgun sequence genomic DNA:
- the LOC112200125 gene encoding uncharacterized protein LOC112200125 isoform X1 produces MEYAHAHYEDDSGFMRISPQWYTTSIHWLTLGTPLPAVASRFLLALKLLWLTTEKFMSPQSTLNPCRALEGMHGVHVVPSSRFESEETTQDGDFAHSTCTSSAIGTNLSMQRVWQHTPPCLKPIQGCIHGDRNLAERAVNVLTSLPFIVLGIHAPRKNLNTKLYANSLIGVGVASSLYHCSRGKLRKYMRWADYTMIATATVCLSRALRNENPKLLMAASAVFLPIQPLMVSAVHTGMMEVAFAKRALKDPELRMAHNVHKMSSLLGGVLFIADDVFPRTPYLHAAWHLAAAVGVSTCNKLLE; encoded by the exons TGGTACACTACATCAATACATTGGCTCACACTCGGTACACCTCTTCCAGCTGTTGCCAGCAGGTTTTTGCTGGCATTAAAGTTGCTTTGGCTTACTACTGAAAAATTTATGAGTCCCCAGAGTACATTGAATCCTTGTAGAGCCCTAGAGGGCATGCATGGGGTACATGTGGTGCCTAGTTCACGGTTTGAATCAGAAGAGACTACTCAAGATGGGGACTTTGCTCACTCAACTTGTACAAGTTCGGCTATTGGAACAAATTTGTCTATGCA GCGAGTATGGCAGCACACACCACCATGTTTGAAGCCTATTCAGGGTTGCATTCACG GCGATCGTAACCTCGCAGAAAGAGCTGTTAATGTGCTCACTTCACTTCCTTTCATAGTTCTTGGGATCCATGCCCCAAG GAAGAATCTAAACACCAAGCTATATGCTAATTCATTAATTGGAGTTGGAGTTGCCTCGAGTTTATATCATTGTTCAAGAGGAAAACTAAGGAAATATATGAGATGGGCTGACTATACAATGATAGCTACAGCAACAGTA TGTCTCTCAAGAGCACTCAGAAATGAAAACCCAAAATTGCTCATGGCAGCTTCTGCAGTATTTCTACCTATCCAGCCTCTGATGGTTTCAGCTGTTCATACTGGAATGATGGAG GTAGCGTTTGCCAAAAGAGCGTTAAAAGATCCAGAGCTAAGGATGGCACACAATGTGCACAAGATGTCGTCATTATTGGGTGGTGTACTTTTTATTGCAGATGATGTGTTTCCCAGAACTCCATACCTTCACGCTGCATGGCATCTTGCTGCAGCTGTAGGTGTTAGCACCTGCAATAAGCTTCTCGAGTAG
- the LOC112200125 gene encoding uncharacterized protein LOC112200125 isoform X2, whose translation MSPQSTLNPCRALEGMHGVHVVPSSRFESEETTQDGDFAHSTCTSSAIGTNLSMQRVWQHTPPCLKPIQGCIHGDRNLAERAVNVLTSLPFIVLGIHAPRKNLNTKLYANSLIGVGVASSLYHCSRGKLRKYMRWADYTMIATATVCLSRALRNENPKLLMAASAVFLPIQPLMVSAVHTGMMEVAFAKRALKDPELRMAHNVHKMSSLLGGVLFIADDVFPRTPYLHAAWHLAAAVGVSTCNKLLE comes from the exons ATGAGTCCCCAGAGTACATTGAATCCTTGTAGAGCCCTAGAGGGCATGCATGGGGTACATGTGGTGCCTAGTTCACGGTTTGAATCAGAAGAGACTACTCAAGATGGGGACTTTGCTCACTCAACTTGTACAAGTTCGGCTATTGGAACAAATTTGTCTATGCA GCGAGTATGGCAGCACACACCACCATGTTTGAAGCCTATTCAGGGTTGCATTCACG GCGATCGTAACCTCGCAGAAAGAGCTGTTAATGTGCTCACTTCACTTCCTTTCATAGTTCTTGGGATCCATGCCCCAAG GAAGAATCTAAACACCAAGCTATATGCTAATTCATTAATTGGAGTTGGAGTTGCCTCGAGTTTATATCATTGTTCAAGAGGAAAACTAAGGAAATATATGAGATGGGCTGACTATACAATGATAGCTACAGCAACAGTA TGTCTCTCAAGAGCACTCAGAAATGAAAACCCAAAATTGCTCATGGCAGCTTCTGCAGTATTTCTACCTATCCAGCCTCTGATGGTTTCAGCTGTTCATACTGGAATGATGGAG GTAGCGTTTGCCAAAAGAGCGTTAAAAGATCCAGAGCTAAGGATGGCACACAATGTGCACAAGATGTCGTCATTATTGGGTGGTGTACTTTTTATTGCAGATGATGTGTTTCCCAGAACTCCATACCTTCACGCTGCATGGCATCTTGCTGCAGCTGTAGGTGTTAGCACCTGCAATAAGCTTCTCGAGTAG